The sequence acctAATTTCAGATAAGGATACATTCAGAGGCTCTCcgggttaagacttcaacatatgagtttGGGGCAAGACAGGGTTGTGGGACAAAATCCAACCCATGGCACAGCTGTTATGGACAAGGTCAGGAGAAAGATCTGGGCTGGAGAGAGAGCTGGACACTCCCTGACATGATGGCGGGTGGAGAGCTCTGGGAGCAGACTCAAGGAGGAGCAGCGGGGCAGTAAAGGAAACCCAGCAGAGTGTGGGGCTCGGAAAGCCACAGAGGCATGGGGCATGAGGCTGAGGCAATGACTGACAATGGCAAGAGCTTCTGAGAGGTAAGAGGTACTGAAGGATGTCGCTGGATCTGGTGATACATTAGGTTCTTGGCAAAGAAGGCTGGCAGACTAGCGAGGGCTGAAACAGACCACAAGTGGTTTAGGAGTGCTTGGGATGTGACAAAATGGAGAGAGAGGGGCACAATTCTCTTGTTAAAGAAGGTTGGTTGTTATGGGGAAGGAATAGATAGGGTGTTGGCTGGAGGGGATTTGGGGTCCAAGGAGGCATGTAGAGCTTGATCATGTTTAATGATGATGGGAAAGAACCAGTTGAAAAGGGAGAGACTGAAGACAGaggacagacttccctggtggtccaatggttaagaatctgcctagcaatgcaggggatgtgggttcgatccctagtgggggaactaaggatcccacatgccaaggggcaaatAAGCCTGTGCACATCTCAACCGTGGAGCCACATACCACAACTGTAGAGTCTGGGCACTGCAACAAAATGATGTGATTGAAGATCCTGCTCTCCATAACTAAGtcccaatgcagtcaaataagtaaatatatttttttaaataggagatCGTTGTAGTGCAGGCTCCTAAGATTTACCCACATGCCAGGCACACAATCTGTGCTCCATAGACAGTGGTGAACTGAAATTATGACTGCAGACAGAAGGGGATGGAATCCAGAAAGCAGGTTTGAGGGACAGGCCAGGCTCGCACTCTGCTGCCCTAGGTCCCTCCACTCCTGACCCCCTCAGCACCAGTGCCCACCACCAGCTTCCCACGAGCACTGTGGTCTACAGCTCAAATTCAAGACGGAATCCTGAGCGCCTCTGAGTCTGGAGCTCAGCCTGGGCTGGTGGCTGTGGCCAGGGGAGCTAAGTCTTGGAGTCACCCTCTGAGGAACTGTGTCACCGTGAAACACATCATGTTTTCCTCGCTGACTCTCTCTGAGTCAAAACACCTGGAAGATAAGAAgcctttaatttttataaactacATATGTGATGATCATCATCCCAGGTGAATATATTTAAGAGGAAAGCAAGTCAGGAAACTTCCCTCTCAGCTCCAGTCCACACTGAAAATGGAAGAGCAGTCCATCTCAACAGGGATAGCGGCTGCCCCTGAGAGGTGACATACAGGTACAGAAGTgaacttttctttatattttatatacttgttgaactattttcatttttatagtaatCTTTACTAGCACTAAAAAAACCTACTACTAATATATGCCatctctttaaaaactgaatatttatGTAAGAATATACatacttttggagaaggaaatggcaccccactccagtattcttgcctggaggatcccagggactggggagcctagtgggctgccatctctggggtcccacagagttggatacgactgaagcgacgtagcaaCAGTAGCATACAtactttccagtagtcatgtacagatgtgagagctggaccataaagagggctgagtgccaacaagttgatgctttcaaactgtcgtgttggagactctcaagactcctgagagtcccttggacagcaaggagatcaaaccaatcctaaatgaaatcaaccctgaatattcattggaaggactgatgctgaagctgaagctccagtactttggccacctgatgtgaagagcagactcattggaaaaaaacgtgattctgggaaagattgatggcaaaaagaaaagggggtgacagagaatgagatagttggatggcatcactgactcagtggacatgagtttgagcaaactctgggaaatagtgaaggacaaggaagcctgctgtgctgtagttcatggggtcccaaagagtcagacacgactgagcaactgaacagcaacaaatacaTACAATAAATACCTTCTCTTTCAAGAAAGTGGAAACATTGCAGATCAGTTTAAGTCTCCTAGACAACCCCTGCACCCATCCTCCAAACAACCTACAGCAAAATCCACTAGTATTATCACTTTGGAATGTATCTttccatatcttttaaaattcattttcacaaATATATATGTCCTCACATTAAATATATAGCCTGAGTTTGGAAGACATTAAATATAATGTGTTCTcatattgtgttttctttctgctgGACTTTTTCTCCCAGTCATTTGTCTCCAGGGAGCTTCCTTTCTAGTAGTTTAACTGCCCTCCTAAGATCCTGCCCCTTCACTGCCTCCTTTCTTCTTTACCCCAGGAGTAACAAGTCTGTGGTATTTTCAGATGCTGTTCCCAAGACTACTCCAGCAGAAGTCGCTGGAAATAGAGTTGCCTGGTTTGGTGAGTAAAAATATAggaggcagggacttccctggaggtccagtggttaagactccaccttctgATACAGGAGGTAtggattcagtctctggttggggaaccaacATCCTGCATGctacacagcatggccaaaaaaaaaagtgaataaaatcacatttaaaaaaattaaaatgtaggaggtaggttaaattttaatttcagataatgGAGCACTTGGGATGTacttatccttaaaaaaaaaacaacttttatttatCAGAAATTAGAATTTAACTGAGTGGACTGTTATATCTGCCAGCCCTGGGGCTGTACTGTGCCATAcaatgtgtgctaagtagctcagtgaagtcccactctttgcgaccccatggactgtagcccaccaggctcttctgtccatggtattctccaagcgagaatactggaatggattgctatttcctactccaggggattgtcccgacccagggatcaaaccagagtctctcatgtctccagcattgacaggcaagttctttaccactagcaccacctgggaagtcctagggCACTTGTTGAAAATTGCCCTCTTTATCCCCTTATGAGATTCAGTAGGTCTAGGTGGAGTCCGCCAggaatctatattttttaatggtaTTTAGATTTCTGGCCCTGGTGAAAATACGCGTTTTCAAGCTTATTAATCTCCCAGTCTTTACTGAGTTAGCACAGTGGGAGTCGGGCCTCCAGAGTAGATGTCCCTGCGACTTCTGCCTTGGGAGTGACCTCTCAGGTGTTCCGCTACTTCCCCCACCACGTTGTCCGGATCTCAGCGCTGCTGCTTTTCCACAAGCAGGCCCATTCCCTTTGGACCCGCTGATTTTACTGAGGTCCCAGGATTTCTACAGGCTTGGCCAATCGCTCTCCGCCCAAGCTATAACTCTCAAAAATCAGCACAGTCCAGAGCGCTAGAGGGGGAAATGGTTGGGGTCAAGGACAGGAAAGAGAGGAGTCTGAGCTCTGGGATCCCCCTTATGAGTCTTCCCAGCTCTGTCTTTCTGAGTAAAACCTCAGTCAGTCAGACGGCGGGCCACGGCCAATCCCAGCGGGGCCCTTGGGCGGGCTCTTGGGAGGAGGAAGTGGGTGTGGCGACGGGGAGGGGCGTGGCTTGGCCGCTTAAGCGACTCCTCTGGACCAATCCCAACCCGGGAGGAGAAGCTAACTCCCTACCTTGCTCAGGTGCGTCCCGCTCGGCATCTCTGCTGCTCTGCGCACAGGATGGAGGGAGACCGGGAGGCGCGGGGGGCGTCGAGGGAAGACCAAGCCGGGGCCGAGTTCGAAATGGAGTCCTTGGGATGCCAGGTCCCGGAGCTGGAGCAGCCGCAGGTCCCCGCGGAGGAAAGACGCCCTGAGAGTCCCGAGAACAGCTTGAGTCTGACCCCCGCCAAAGAGGCGGCGGGCGCGGGCCAGGACCTGTCGGGCGGGAAGATGCTGCCCTCGCCTCGCCCCGCGCCTCTGCGATTGCTGCCACCCAGCCTGGGCTATGGCGCCTTCCGCCGCCAGGCGTCGACGGGCCCGGAGCCGCCGTCTCCGGGCTCCGCCGCGGCCGAGCAGCCCCGGGACGGCGAGGCGCCGGAGGCCGAGCTGATACCCAAGGCCGCTCCGGGTGAGCCAGCTCCGGGCACCTGGACCCCGGTGGAACTGCAGGTGGACGTGCGCGTGAAGTCCGTGGGCGCGGCCGGCGGCAGTCGCGCGCCCTCGCCGGTGCCCTCCACGCGCTTCCTCACCGTCCCGGTGCCCGAGTCCCCGGGCTTCTCCCGCCACACCTCCCCCGCGCACACGCTCCTGCGGCGGACCCCGTCCCCGGGAGGCACGTGGGGCCGCGGCACGCCGCCCGCCGCCTCCGGGACTGAGCGCGGCCTCGACGCCGAGGGCTGCGCCAGTTCCGCGGAGCGGGGCGCAGAGTCCCCGGGCTCCCCCACGTGCCGCTGCCGCTGCCGGGAGGACGCCGTGCTACTGCCCCACCCCGAGCTGTACGGCGACAAGAAGATGTCCCGGATCATAAAGCGCGTAGGTAAGCGCGCGGGCGCCGGGAGCGCTGCCCGGTGGGGGTTGAGCCACTGGGGCGGAAGAACCCCCACCAGGCGTTTCTGGCTTACAGCCAATAACTTTACTGTCTACGTAATTATAATTCAAATTGTTggtagtaaaaaataataataataaaaccgcTATTCTCCCTCCCTGACCCTCCAAGAACTTTCGCGTTCCGTCTTAGTGTGCGCAGCATCTTTGAGAAGTAGGGGTGGAAGGAAGGAACAAGCGCGAGGAAGGCTTTCGGGATCACGTGACGGTGGTGGCGACCGGGTAGAACAACCTAATCCTGGCTCTGGCTGGCCGACCTCTCTAGGCCCGGGGTTCCTCTTTCCCTACCATATATTAGGGATCACCTGGCCCCTAACACTCATCCATTCAGCAGCTACTGCGTGGGGACAACAGGCCAgactgggcgggggtgggggaggcgtgCCCCGCTGCGTGGGGGTTTGCAGTGAAGAAGAAAGATCCTAAATATAAAAATCCTGGACACGGAAGCAGAAGGGAGTGGTTTGTGAACTTGAGGGCATGGGAAAGCTTCCTTCAGCCAAGTCTTGAAAGCTTAAGGAGTTGCCGGTGGTAGACTCCTTCTAGGTAGAAAGCCAGCGGGAACAGGGACCCCGTGGAGCTAGACACAGGCACATTGCTAAAAGTTTGGCCAGCGGAGAGGAAGGACGGGTCAGCTGGACAGGCTCCAAATCGCAAGGGGCTCTATACCGCAggtggggcgggtgggggggggggttgttctTGGACATGGTTCAAGAACTCGGACCACTCAGGGACTTGTGCAGAGTTGGGTGCCAGCACACTTTCTGCATAAGTGTAGTCGTTTTCtggtgctgctgtaacaaactggCACAGACCTAGAGGGTTAAAATGGCACTAATTTATTATCTTGCAGTTCTCTAAGTCTGGAATCTGATGTAGGCTCAGGGGTCTAAAGTCCAGTTATCAACCCCCGTGATCCATTCTGGGGGCTTCAGGAGATGgttgttttcttgccttttctggtTTCTAAGGGGGATCGAGTTCCTTAGCTCATGGTCCTTTGTATATTCAAAACCAGACAATGTCTGCTTGAAGCCTACCACTGCCATCTTTGACTCTCCTGACCTTCTGTCCCCCTCTTCCAtttataaggacccttgtgattacattggaccCACCCAGAAATCCATCCCAAGGTCAGCAGATAAGAAGCCTTAATCCCCATGCACCTGTAACCTAACATATTCCCAGGTTCCAGGGGTTAAGACGTGGACATCTTTGCTGCCATGCTGTGTGTGTTCAACTGTGTCTCACTTGTTCcaaccccattaactgtagcctgccaggctcctctgtccatggaattttccaggcaagaatactggagtgggttgccatttcttcctccagaggatcttcccgacccagggatcaaagctgtgtcttctttattggcaggtggattctttaccagcatctTTAGGGGGATGTTATTCTGTCTACCATGAGTCTATAGCTTTTTATCAGATTAATAatagaagttgctcagtcatgtccaactcttcgtgacctgatggactgtagcctgccgggcttctctgtccatggaattctccaagcaagaatactggagtgggttgccattcccttctccaggggatcttcccgacccagggattgaacctgggtctcctgtgttgcaggcagtttctttactgtctgaaggGTGGGGTGATAAGGAAATGACTAGAAAGTGGGCTCTGACAGCACTGTGGAGGAAGGTTGGGACAGGGATGAGGTTGAAGGAAGGCAAACATTAAGTGATAGCAGTCGTTCAACAAGAGACAATGAAGAGATGATCTGTggcagggatgggagggagggttcACGAGGTAGGATTAGTGAGCAAGGCCACTGTGCCCATGAAGATGCGCGAACAGGAGGAGTGGGGATACCTTCCAAGTTGCTGATCTGAGTAGTGGAGTGATGGATTCATTGGGTTATCCTTCCAGAGTGGAGAATGGGGAAAGAGGTAGGGAAGAAATAAGCAGGTGTGTTTGGGAGTTCCAGGTAGTGATGTCATTTAAAGGAAGAGGAGTCAgacgtccctggcagtccagtggttaggactccaagcccCGACTACAGAGGGCACAGATTTGATACCTGatctgggaattaagatcttgcatgccatgcatcaccaaaaaacaaaaggaagaggagCCAGTCACAGACTGGGAAAGAAAAGTATAGGTGGTAGGAAGAGAATCAGGATACAAAGAAGCCGCAAAAGGCGAGAGTTTGAGGAAGGTGTGGTCGGCAGTGTCCTGGGGAGAGGCAGACTTGGGGAGTGCTGCCACGTGGGAGCAGTGCTCTGGGCATGAGGCAAGGTACCTGGGGGCGTGGGGATGGATCTTGAAGGTATAGGGGGAAGACACCTGGCAGAAAATACTGCAGGGTGTACATAGACACTGGTGCTTTGGGCTTGCTCTCTGGGAAGTGTGGATCAAAGAACTTTAAGGTCCCCAGCACCTGGCTGAGGCTTGGTCTGAGGGAGGCTGCCTGGATGAGGAACTCTGCATGTGGTTTCTGCCTGCTGTGGCCTTTACCAACCTGGGATCAAGCTAGTGACCTCAACAAGAGGGCACTCGAGGGCACAGGCTGGGGGACTTGCCTAGGCCCCCAGCACAGTAATGCTGCCAGCCAGCTGTTTCCATGTCCCCTCCTTGAGAACCCGGGAGGGCGGAGGCCACTGTGGAGAGAGTTAGGGGACATACTGCTTTGTCTCTTCACTGCTTTTGGGGGGGGCAACTGTCCCAGAGGCGCTGGCCCCATGTAAACTGAaaatcccaatgcagggagcctgagttcaatccctggtcaaggaactagatcccacatgctgcgactaagacctgacacagtcaaattaataaatattaaaaaaaaaaaaaaagactcaggaaATGTTCTCTATGGCAGCATGCAGCCCAGAAGAGAAGTCGCTTTTTGCAGACAGCCTAAAACTGGGGGGACAGCTGGATCCTCGGATGGAGAATATGCCCCCTTAGGTGTTGGTTTAGAGTCACCCAATCTGGTCCCAAGGCTGGATTAGGTGTCTCTATTCTGTGCTCCACGGGCCCTTGTGCTGCCCAGCTCAGCATCCCTCTTGTGAGTATCCTCAGGATTCCCGAGCCCTGCGGGGCACAGCTGGTAAACAGCCCACATCTCACCAAATCTCCAACACCTGGCAGTGCTCTGTGAATCAACACTCAATGAATGGCACTAACTTCAGAGTGTGAGCATGTGTCAGGAACGCTTCGTCCCCAGCCCAGTTAGGGCAGGAGAGCAGCAGTTGGATCTCAGTGGTTGTCCAACCCACTGGTGCCGGTCGCATTGTGCTCAGCACATCAGGTGTGGAGGATAGGAGGAAACAAGAGTCCTGACCCTGCCCTCTGGCAGTCCTTACTCTGGAGAAAACAAAAGGGCAAAAGGGCCTGGCAGTCTGCGatggcatggggtgggggtgagggtacATTCAGAGGAAGAATGCTCTCAGTGTCTGGAGGAAGTGGAGCCGAGAGAGTGGTGTCCAGCATGCTTGAGCTCAGCCAGAGGGACAGAGGCCACCAGCCAAAGTAGACTGACCTGCAGGTCGCTCAGTGGCAGAAGCCCTCTAAGTCCTCTGGTAAGCTTTGTATTTGGAAGtgtgtattttagtttttatgaTGACCCTTGGCTGCCCCAAGTGAATAAACTATAAGTCCCCCCAAACCGGCTCTACCCCAGCTGTGGGATTTGACTACAGGAGGAAGCAGGTGGTGTTTCAGTTGTGGGGCAGGAAAGGTAGTCAAAATATAGAGAATGACAGTGGATGAGCAGTGAAGAAAAGCAGCAGAGGGTATGACACTGAAGATGTCAATACCTGATACAAAAAGGGAATCGGACAGTGGGAATATACAATGTACGtggcttcttttttcttaatggaattagtcttttcaaaagaatgaaatatttgccGCAGACTTCTGCTTATAGACTTTGGGAAACATGACTGATTTCCTCACACTGATTATGCAGCATTCCTGACCCTCATCCCCAAGATCTGGGTAGGTCTGGGGTCCCCTGCAGCAAGATGTTTTTGCTCTGATTGATTTCACACCTGAGTTGTGGCCGAGGTCCCATCCTGAGTGCTTCAGATGCATGTGCCTTTCTGGGTGGAAAGCTGCTTATAACTATCGATGCCTGTGAGCAAGCATTGACTGTGTTTTATTCTCCAGGTGTCCCCCTCTGGTCTCCCCAGTTATTCTGTCTACAGGGCAGGATATGACATGTGAACACGTTCTATCTCTGAGTCCTTCCTCTCTCCGGGAGTGACCCCATCTTCCTTTCCCCTCCGCAGCCTCTTTCCAGCCATCTGGTCCCCTGGTCCCCGAGTGGCTGACAGCTCACATTTGTCTAGTACTCTGCAGCCTGCAAAGCGCTCTTTGCCTGATGCTTCATCAGTGGTCTCCAGTGACCTGGAGTGAGAGAGAAGAGGCAGGTGTGATTCCAACATTAAATGGGACAACACCAAGAACACTTGAGGGGCCCACGGAGTCAGGACTTGAGCTTGAATTGGAGGGTCTGTTGAACTTTGAATCTAGCCCTGGGCCCGCCCTCCTGTGAAATTTTATCTCCTGGCATCTTTGCCTGTCCCGTTAGCAACCTGAGCGCAGGGACCTTGCCCCACCCTCGGTGTTGTTGGTGCCTTGCCTCTAGTGCACATCAGGTGCTCCATTCATTGTTGTTAGCCACTCTCTCACTTGAAGAGAATCTCGTGTCTCCTAGTTATTAAAGAAGTGGAATATCTTCTAGCAGTTTTCTCCCAAATATGAAGTTTGGACCTAAGTTGAATGGTTTACCCTGGTGTTATGGGCCGAGGGGGTGGGTGTTGAGGTGGGTGTGATGCAGCATGGTCCTGAGTTGCGATGATCtcctaacctgtgtctcctggttgtcccctccccttctcccagggcTGCCCATGTACATGAGGTCCCTGCGCTGGGCCCTGGCAGTCATGGCCGTGCTCCTGGCGGTGTTGGCGGTGGCCGTTGTGGCCCTGGCCTCGAAAACAGGTGTGGATCTTCTTCCTCACCATCACCCCTCTCCTCCCCGTCCCCCATTCCCTTTCCTCCCCTGCTCCACCAGCAGGGTGTCTAATCCTTCCAGGTTCTTTATGAAATTAGTAAAAGACAtccccagggactttcctggctgtccagtggttaggacttcgcctttcaatgcaggaagtacaggttcagtccctggttgggcagctaagctcccacatgccgcGCGGCCAAAAACCccaaacatgaaacagaagtaatgttgtaacaaatgcaataaagattttaaaaaatggtccaaatccaaaaaatcttttaagaaaaaaaagacatcccCCTGGGCAGATGCACAAAGATAGGGGGCTCAGTGAGCAAAGGTAAGGGATTAGAGCTCCTTCAGGGTGGATGCAGCTTGTGCATAAGCCTTCCCGGttctcgccccgccccgcccccgtgCTCGCCCCGCCCTCTGTGCTCGCCCCGCCCCCCGTGCTCGTTCCCCTCTGCCCTTCCAGGCTCACCCGCTCCATGATCCGCACCTGCCCCCTGATATTTGAACATCCATACCAACCCTGAGCAGTTTAAATTCTGTACAGTTTACCCTGTGCTCACCTCCGGTCTCCGTGCCGCAGGGACCAGATGCCGACCATGCCCCCCGGGCTGGATGTGGTCCGAGGGGCAGTGCTACTACCTCGCAGCCGAAGCCGAGGCCTGGGAGACCAGCCAGGCTTTCTGCTCAGCCCACCACGCTACCCTCCCCCTGCTGAGACACACCCAGGTGAGAaggggggaggtgggcaggggaggggcatgATCCGAAGACCGTAAATATACTTGCAAAGAAAAAGTACTGAAAGGAAGTATACTAGTGGTTATCACTGGAGCCACaagtgattatttttcttctttcaagctTTTTGGAAGGTTCGAGGTGTTCCACAAATAGTATGCTCTAGAAGTAGGGGGAAATGCTAGCGGAATGGTAGCCCAAGAGATCAGAATATAATGGTTTC is a genomic window of Odocoileus virginianus isolate 20LAN1187 ecotype Illinois chromosome 1, Ovbor_1.2, whole genome shotgun sequence containing:
- the KLRG2 gene encoding killer cell lectin-like receptor subfamily G member 2 isoform X1; the encoded protein is MEGDREARGASREDQAGAEFEMESLGCQVPELEQPQVPAEERRPESPENSLSLTPAKEAAGAGQDLSGGKMLPSPRPAPLRLLPPSLGYGAFRRQASTGPEPPSPGSAAAEQPRDGEAPEAELIPKAAPGEPAPGTWTPVELQVDVRVKSVGAAGGSRAPSPVPSTRFLTVPVPESPGFSRHTSPAHTLLRRTPSPGGTWGRGTPPAASGTERGLDAEGCASSAERGAESPGSPTCRCRCREDAVLLPHPELYGDKKMSRIIKRVGLPMYMRSLRWALAVMAVLLAVLAVAVVALASKTGTRCRPCPPGWMWSEGQCYYLAAEAEAWETSQAFCSAHHATLPLLRHTQDFLSRHPVTKYSWVGARRGPQGWHWIDGTPLPPQLLPEEDQDQPDLECGRLEGGKLVASDCASPRPWVCAKGTK
- the KLRG2 gene encoding killer cell lectin-like receptor subfamily G member 2 isoform X2; the protein is MEGDREARGASREDQAGAEFEMESLGCQVPELEQPQVPAEERRPESPENSLSLTPAKEAAGAGQDLSGGKMLPSPRPAPLRLLPPSLGYGAFRRQASTGPEPPSPGSAAAEQPRDGEAPEAELIPKAAPGEPAPGTWTPVELQVDVRVKSVGAAGGSRAPSPVPSTRFLTVPVPESPGFSRHTSPAHTLLRRTPSPGGTWGRGTPPAASGTERGLDAEGCASSAERGAESPGSPTCRCRCREDAVLLPHPELYGDKKMSRIIKRVGTRCRPCPPGWMWSEGQCYYLAAEAEAWETSQAFCSAHHATLPLLRHTQDFLSRHPVTKYSWVGARRGPQGWHWIDGTPLPPQLLPEEDQDQPDLECGRLEGGKLVASDCASPRPWVCAKGTK